A genomic stretch from Marinobacter fonticola includes:
- a CDS encoding FxsA family protein has translation MGFLFVAFIVLPIVEMVILIKVGGIIGALSTIGLVLLTAVVGAALLRQQGLATLFRANQRINSGELPAREVAEGLILAVGGALLLTPGFVTDAVGFLCLLPPTRRWLASHALKRMVVAGASRSGFHFTAGGQDPFGRSPFSRDDIIEGEYRRQEDDTKSSEDRDALEKK, from the coding sequence ATGGGTTTTCTCTTTGTAGCCTTCATTGTGTTGCCTATCGTCGAAATGGTCATCCTGATCAAGGTGGGTGGGATTATCGGCGCATTAAGTACCATCGGCCTGGTTCTGTTAACCGCCGTGGTTGGCGCCGCCCTACTGCGTCAGCAGGGGCTTGCGACGCTGTTCCGGGCCAACCAGCGCATCAACAGCGGTGAGTTGCCCGCCCGGGAGGTGGCCGAAGGGCTGATTCTGGCAGTCGGCGGGGCCCTGCTACTGACGCCGGGCTTCGTTACCGATGCCGTCGGCTTTCTATGCCTGCTGCCGCCAACCCGGCGCTGGCTGGCCAGCCACGCGCTAAAGCGAATGGTCGTTGCCGGTGCGTCTCGCAGCGGTTTTCACTTCACCGCCGGCGGTCAAGATCCCTTCGGACGTTCCCCCTTTAGTCGTGACGATATTATCGAGGGGGAATACCGTCGGCAGGAAGACGACACCAAGAGTTCCGAAGACCGGGATGCGTTAGAAAAAAAGTGA
- a CDS encoding SDR family oxidoreductase, producing the protein MKLQDSVIAITGGGQGLGRAMAEYLAARGARLALIDLMPEKLDEAVAACKAAGGQAMAYTCNVAREEEVESTFAAIHDDFGQLNGLINNAGILRDGLMIKAKNGEIEKRMSLAEWQAVIDVNLTGVFLCGREAATQMIKHGDKGVLINISSISRAGNMGQSNYSSAKAAVAALVPVWAKELARYGIRAMGIAPGFIETEMTASMKPEALEKMTAGIPLKRMGKPEDIASAAAFIMENDYMSGRMIEVDGALRL; encoded by the coding sequence ATGAAACTTCAAGATTCAGTGATTGCGATTACCGGCGGTGGCCAGGGACTAGGTCGGGCCATGGCGGAGTACCTGGCGGCGCGGGGCGCGCGGCTGGCCTTGATTGACTTGATGCCGGAAAAGCTCGACGAGGCCGTCGCAGCCTGCAAAGCCGCTGGCGGCCAAGCCATGGCGTATACCTGCAACGTCGCCCGCGAAGAAGAAGTCGAGTCCACCTTCGCCGCCATTCACGACGACTTCGGCCAGCTTAACGGGCTGATCAACAATGCCGGCATTCTACGGGACGGCCTGATGATCAAGGCCAAGAACGGCGAAATCGAAAAGCGCATGAGCCTGGCGGAATGGCAGGCAGTGATCGACGTCAATCTGACCGGCGTGTTCCTGTGCGGCCGCGAGGCGGCCACCCAGATGATCAAGCACGGTGACAAGGGCGTGCTCATCAATATCAGCAGCATTTCCCGCGCCGGCAACATGGGCCAGAGTAACTATTCGTCGGCGAAAGCGGCCGTCGCCGCCCTGGTCCCGGTCTGGGCCAAGGAACTGGCTCGCTACGGCATTCGCGCCATGGGCATCGCGCCCGGCTTTATCGAGACTGAAATGACCGCGTCGATGAAGCCCGAAGCACTGGAAAAGATGACGGCCGGCATCCCCCTCAAGCGCATGGGCAAACCGGAAGATATTGCCTCCGCCGCGGCCTTTATCATGGAGAACGACTACATGTCCGGTCGCATGATCGAGGTGGACGGTGCCCTCCGTCTCTGA
- the gspN gene encoding type II secretion system protein N, with the protein MTDTPESPFLRPGKVVLLTLLGLVVYLVALVFWIPAGWVWHLSRDSVPLPPGVAVEQVSGQLWNGALQARVMGHSLQVGWHIDGLIDEDAYLPVGWRVQTSKSSLQGEVRLTGVNAMALSADGHINISEFSREIQRSGGAMIEGNVNVNSLSLAMTDGSLTQLNGRASWPGGQVTWPMGGSTQSAVLPAMQASVDERQGRIDLQISSADSPDPVISANLQPDGMAQIQVFRRMLDLVNQPWSGNAAPGDVVFSVRQRVMPAG; encoded by the coding sequence ATGACTGATACCCCAGAATCTCCTTTTCTGCGACCCGGCAAAGTGGTGTTACTGACGTTGCTAGGATTGGTCGTCTATCTTGTCGCGTTGGTATTCTGGATTCCCGCCGGTTGGGTGTGGCACCTGAGCCGCGACTCTGTTCCCTTACCGCCCGGTGTCGCTGTCGAACAGGTTTCGGGCCAGCTCTGGAACGGGGCTTTACAGGCCCGTGTTATGGGGCATTCGCTCCAGGTGGGCTGGCATATCGATGGCCTCATCGACGAGGACGCTTATCTGCCTGTCGGTTGGCGGGTGCAAACCTCGAAATCCAGCCTGCAGGGCGAGGTTCGGCTCACCGGTGTCAACGCTATGGCGCTCTCGGCCGACGGTCATATCAACATCTCTGAGTTCAGCCGAGAAATACAGCGTAGCGGAGGCGCCATGATCGAGGGTAACGTCAACGTAAACTCCCTTTCCCTCGCCATGACGGACGGATCGCTGACTCAACTTAATGGGCGCGCAAGTTGGCCTGGAGGTCAGGTCACTTGGCCAATGGGCGGCTCGACCCAAAGCGCAGTGCTACCTGCCATGCAGGCCAGCGTGGATGAGCGGCAGGGGCGGATAGATTTGCAGATTTCATCTGCGGATAGCCCGGATCCGGTAATCAGTGCCAACCTTCAGCCGGACGGTATGGCGCAGATTCAGGTATTCCGGCGAATGCTGGATTTGGTCAATCAACCCTGGTCGGGCAATGCTGCGCCCGGCGATGTGGTTTTCAGTGTGCGTCAGCGCGTCATGCCAGCGGGGTAA
- a CDS encoding MGMT family protein, whose translation MPSVSEPSIESGISREQIIWQVVCTIPPGRVASYGQIARLAGFQGLARFVGRTLSQLPDGSEVPWYRVLKQDGRVAFSPDSNRYVQQCQRLTEEGVLVKNGRVSMTQFRWTL comes from the coding sequence GTGCCCTCCGTCTCTGAGCCGTCTATCGAGAGCGGCATCAGTCGCGAGCAGATCATCTGGCAGGTGGTCTGCACCATCCCGCCCGGGCGCGTGGCCAGCTACGGCCAGATTGCGCGGCTGGCGGGATTCCAGGGACTGGCCCGCTTCGTGGGCCGGACCCTGAGCCAACTTCCGGACGGTTCGGAGGTGCCTTGGTACCGCGTCCTGAAGCAAGACGGACGCGTCGCGTTTTCACCGGATTCCAATCGTTACGTTCAGCAGTGCCAACGGCTGACCGAGGAAGGGGTGCTCGTGAAAAACGGCCGCGTGTCCATGACACAGTTCCGCTGGACACTGTGA
- the groL gene encoding chaperonin GroEL (60 kDa chaperone family; promotes refolding of misfolded polypeptides especially under stressful conditions; forms two stacked rings of heptamers to form a barrel-shaped 14mer; ends can be capped by GroES; misfolded proteins enter the barrel where they are refolded when GroES binds), translated as MAAKDVKFGDSARKRMVAGVNILADAVKVTLGPKGRNVVLDKSFGAPTVTKDGVSVAKEIELKDKFENMGAQMVKEVASQTNDTAGDGTTTATVLAQSIVNEGLKAVAAGMNPMDLKRGIDKATTFAVKAIREMAKPCDDSRNIAQVGTISANGDETIGKIIADAMERVGKEGVITVEEGRGLEDELDVVEGMQFDRGYLSPYFINNQDNMSAELDDPYILLVDKKISNIRELLPVLESVAKAGKPLMIIAEDIEGEALATLVVNNMRGIVKVAAVKAPGFGDRRKEMLQDIAILSGGTVISEEVGLSLENTTLDDLGTAKRVNITKENTTLIDGAGAQADIEARVEQIRKQIEDSSSDYDKEKLQERVAKLAGGVAVIKVGAGSEVEMKEKKARVEDALHSTRAAVEEGIVAGGGVTLIRALSALSEVQADNEEQKAGINILRRAMEAPLRQIVTNAGGEASVVVDKVRQGEGSYGYNASTEAYGDMLEMGILDPAKVTRSALQAAASIAGLMITTEAMVTDEQEDEKGGGMPDMGGMGGMGGMGGMM; from the coding sequence ATGGCAGCTAAAGACGTTAAATTTGGCGATTCAGCCCGCAAGCGTATGGTTGCAGGTGTCAACATTCTGGCCGACGCCGTTAAGGTAACTCTGGGGCCGAAAGGCCGTAACGTGGTTCTGGACAAGTCCTTCGGCGCACCGACCGTGACCAAGGACGGTGTCTCTGTCGCCAAGGAAATCGAGCTGAAAGACAAGTTCGAGAACATGGGCGCGCAGATGGTCAAGGAAGTCGCTTCCCAGACCAACGACACGGCGGGTGACGGCACCACGACGGCGACCGTACTGGCTCAGTCCATCGTTAACGAAGGTCTGAAGGCGGTTGCCGCGGGCATGAATCCGATGGACCTCAAGCGCGGTATCGACAAAGCCACTACATTCGCGGTTAAAGCGATCCGTGAGATGGCCAAGCCGTGCGACGACAGCCGCAACATTGCCCAGGTCGGTACGATCTCCGCCAATGGTGACGAAACCATCGGTAAGATTATCGCCGACGCCATGGAGCGTGTGGGTAAAGAAGGCGTTATCACCGTTGAAGAAGGCCGTGGCCTGGAAGACGAGCTGGACGTGGTTGAAGGTATGCAGTTCGACCGTGGCTACCTGTCCCCGTACTTCATCAACAACCAGGACAACATGTCCGCTGAGCTTGACGATCCGTACATCCTGCTGGTCGACAAGAAGATCTCCAACATCCGCGAATTGCTGCCGGTTCTCGAAAGCGTGGCCAAGGCTGGCAAGCCGCTGATGATCATCGCCGAAGACATCGAAGGCGAAGCGCTGGCTACCCTGGTGGTCAACAACATGCGCGGTATCGTCAAAGTTGCCGCAGTGAAGGCGCCTGGCTTCGGTGATCGTCGCAAGGAAATGCTGCAGGACATCGCGATTCTGTCCGGCGGTACTGTGATTTCCGAAGAGGTTGGTTTGTCCCTGGAAAACACGACGCTGGATGATCTGGGTACAGCCAAGCGCGTGAATATCACCAAGGAAAACACCACCCTCATCGATGGTGCGGGTGCTCAGGCCGATATCGAAGCGCGTGTTGAGCAGATCCGCAAGCAGATCGAAGACAGCTCCTCCGACTACGACAAAGAGAAGCTGCAAGAGCGCGTTGCCAAGCTGGCTGGCGGTGTGGCCGTGATCAAGGTTGGCGCGGGCTCTGAAGTTGAAATGAAAGAGAAGAAGGCCCGTGTCGAAGACGCGCTGCATTCTACCCGCGCTGCGGTCGAAGAAGGTATCGTGGCCGGTGGCGGCGTAACCCTGATTCGCGCCCTTTCAGCACTGAGCGAAGTTCAGGCTGATAACGAAGAGCAGAAAGCAGGTATCAACATCCTGCGCCGTGCGATGGAAGCACCCCTGCGTCAGATCGTAACCAACGCAGGCGGCGAAGCGTCTGTTGTGGTCGACAAGGTACGTCAGGGCGAAGGTAGCTACGGCTACAATGCGTCTACTGAAGCCTACGGCGATATGCTGGAAATGGGCATCCTGGATCCCGCCAAGGTGACCCGTTCAGCCCTGCAGGCAGCGGCCTCCATTGCCGGCCTGATGATCACCACCGAAGCGATGGTGACTGACGAGCAGGAAGACGAGAAAGGTGGCGGCATGCCGGATATGGGCGGCATGGGCGGAATGGGTGGTATGGGCGGCATGATGTAA
- a CDS encoding type II secretion system protein N, with translation MASVRYATPFASVPRWIANVLLIGLVIYSAWIMGRLTWMLVWTDPVMVGPRTSSQSSTAGETGQSQPLAAYDLFGRPDAGTPVAEAVRRSAPQTHLRMKLEGVLVATRPELSGAIVSGTDGSTAYYRVGETMPGNIELAEVESQRILIRRNGEIESLAFEEGEGEGMVSQVEDADYASPEAFVEEAQAELAAQGDAALQQYGLRPVEPGTTQGYVYDGSNPMLSALNLQSGDVITAINGQSLGDIEQDRELLNSWRDMPQIEVEVMRDGVSFTVNYALPQ, from the coding sequence ATGGCTTCGGTTCGCTACGCAACGCCGTTTGCCAGTGTGCCTCGCTGGATCGCCAACGTGTTGCTTATTGGTCTGGTTATCTATTCCGCTTGGATCATGGGCCGTTTGACCTGGATGCTGGTTTGGACCGATCCCGTTATGGTCGGGCCCAGGACGAGCTCTCAGTCCTCCACTGCGGGTGAAACAGGGCAATCTCAGCCATTGGCCGCCTACGATCTGTTTGGCCGGCCGGATGCCGGCACGCCGGTGGCGGAAGCGGTACGGCGATCTGCGCCGCAAACCCACCTGCGAATGAAGCTTGAGGGCGTCCTCGTGGCCACACGCCCGGAACTGTCCGGTGCTATAGTTTCAGGGACCGACGGCTCCACAGCGTACTACCGCGTTGGCGAGACGATGCCCGGCAACATCGAATTGGCTGAAGTTGAATCACAGCGCATTTTGATCCGCCGCAATGGTGAAATTGAATCCCTGGCCTTTGAAGAGGGCGAGGGTGAAGGTATGGTATCGCAAGTTGAGGATGCGGATTATGCCTCGCCGGAGGCGTTCGTTGAAGAGGCCCAGGCCGAGTTGGCTGCGCAGGGGGATGCTGCGCTCCAGCAGTATGGTTTGCGCCCGGTAGAACCGGGTACGACTCAAGGTTATGTCTACGACGGATCGAACCCCATGCTGTCGGCCTTGAATCTGCAGTCCGGCGATGTGATTACCGCGATCAATGGCCAGTCGCTGGGAGATATCGAGCAGGACCGGGAGTTGCTCAACTCCTGGCGGGACATGCCTCAGATTGAGGTGGAGGTCATGCGTGACGGTGTCAGTTTTACGGTCAATTACGCGCTCCCCCAGTAG
- the groES gene encoding co-chaperone GroES, giving the protein MKIRPLHDRVVVRRKEEEEKTAGGIVLPGNAKEKPSQGEVLAIGNGRILDNGETRALAVNVGDTVVFGQYAGNTVKIDGEDLLILSENEIYGVLES; this is encoded by the coding sequence ATGAAAATTCGTCCGCTACACGATCGTGTTGTCGTACGCCGTAAGGAAGAGGAAGAGAAGACCGCTGGCGGTATCGTCCTACCGGGCAACGCCAAGGAAAAGCCGTCCCAGGGCGAAGTGCTCGCCATCGGCAACGGCCGTATTCTCGACAATGGCGAAACCCGTGCGCTGGCGGTGAACGTCGGTGATACCGTGGTGTTTGGTCAGTACGCTGGAAACACTGTGAAGATCGACGGTGAAGACCTGCTTATTCTGAGCGAGAACGAAATCTACGGTGTGCTGGAAAGCTAA